The following proteins are encoded in a genomic region of Phalacrocorax aristotelis unplaced genomic scaffold, bGulAri2.1 scaffold_50, whole genome shotgun sequence:
- the GAL3ST4 gene encoding galactose-3-O-sulfotransferase 4, translating into MMKLPPACCRLQTLGAALGVCVTIGFTVQLLGGPFHRRAPAAPAGRPPAPCQPRTHLVFLKTHKTGGSSVVNLLHRFGEARGLRFALPHRYQFGYPNPFRAERVKGYRPGGPPFDIICHHMRFNLTEVQKVMPNDSFYFSIVRDPGTLGESAFAYYRAVAPAFRRAPSLAAFLAAPGRFYEAGARGNHYARNLQWFDFGLPAARDGDGAAVAAALAGLERAFALVLLAEHFDESLVLLREALCWPEEAVVAFAHNGRPAGDGPRVSPAQAARLRAWNSLDWALYAHLNRSFWRRAEAFGAARLREEVARLRQHRSALARRCLRGGGPLPARAIPDGRLRPFQPPGRAQILGYALRAGLPPEERERCARLATPELQYKDILDRRQFGWGNASVPPAG; encoded by the exons ATGATGAAGCTGCCACCTGCCTGCTGCCGGCTCCAGACActgggggctgccctggggGTCTGCGTCACCATCGGCTTCACGGTGCAGCTCCTGGGGGGGCCCTTCCATCGCAG GGCCCCTGCGGCCCCCGCTGGCCGCCCCCCGGCACCTTGCCAGCCCCGCACCCACCTGGTGTTCCTGAAGACCCACAAGACGGGGGGCAGCAGCGTGGTCAACCTGCTGCACCGCTTCGGGGAGGCGCGGGGGCTGCGCTTCGCCCTGCCCCACCGCTACCAGTTCGGGTACCCCAACCCCTTCCGGGCCGAGCGGGTCAAGGGGTACCGCCCGGGGGGTCCCCCCTTTGACATCATCTGCCACCACATGCGCTTCAACCTCACGGAG GTGCAGAAGGTGATGCCCAACGACAGCTTCTACTTCTCCATCGTGCGGGACCCGGGGACGCTGGGTGAGTCGGCCTTCGCCTACTACCGCGCCGTGGCACCGGCGTTCCGGCGGGCCCCCTCGTTGGCCGCCTTCCTGGCAGCCCCAGGGCGCTTCTACGAGGCCGGGGCGCGGGGCAACCACTACGCCCGCAACCTGCAGTGGTTCGACTTCGGGCTGCCGGCGGCgcgggatggggatggggcagcggtggcggcggcgctgGCGGGGCTGGAGCGAGCCTTcgccctggtgctgctggctgagcaCTTCGACGAGTCGCTGGTGCTGCTGCGCGAGGCCCTGTGTTGGCCTGAGGAGGCCGTGGTCGCCTTCGCCCACAACGGCCGCCCTGCCGGGGACGGTCCCCGCGTCTCGCCCGCCCAAGCCGCCCGCCTGCGGGCCTGGAACAGCCTGGACTGGGCGCTCTACGCCCACCTCAACCGCTCCTTCTGGCGCCGGGCCGAGGCCTTCGGGGCCGCCCGCCTGCGGGAGGAGGTGGCCCGTCTGCGCCAGCACCGCAGCGCCCTGGCCCGTCGCTGCCTGCGGGGCGGCGGACCCCTGCCCGCCCGCGCCATCCCCGACGGCCGCCTCCGCCCCTTCCAGCCCCCCGGCCGGGCTCAGATCCTGGGGTACGCCCTGCGGGCCGGGCTGCCCCCCGAGGAGCGGGAGCGCTGTGCTCGCCTCGCCACCCCCGAGCTGCAGTACAAGGACATCCTCGACCGGCGGCAGTTTGGGTGGGGCAACGCGTCTGTCCCACCCGCGGGGTAG
- the TRAPPC14 gene encoding trafficking protein particle complex subunit 14 has product MESQCDYFMYFPAVPFAARELLSGEPGRYRALPRRNHLYLGETVRFLLVLRCRPGTSTGTGPGRPPWAELAASLAALASVSPGGTEAGGDRDGDPDGTGDGTGSGASPEPTVFRECRALLTHSQGPPGRPAAGIPVEDPIVSTDEVIFPLTISLDKLPPGTVKAKIVVTVWKRDTEPPELQEGGGYLSLLQTRAPAHIFRQEQGAFKAQVSTLLTVLPPPVVRCRQLTVSGKYLTVLKVLNGWSQEEISLWDVQILPNFNASYLPVMPDGSVLLVDDVCHHSGEVPVGAFCRVAGAGSACPCALSALEEHNFLFQLQAPERPPEDAKEGLEVPLVAVIQWSTPKLPFTSSIYTHYRLPSIRLERPRFVMTAACESPVRARQRFTVTYTLLNDLQDFLAVRLVWTPETATAGKKLSGEERRATQAALDAIVCHTPLNNLGYSRKGSALTIRVAFQALRAGLFELSQHMKLKLQFTASVANPPPEARPVSRKSSPSSPAVRDLVERHQAGLGRSQSFSHQQPSRSHLMRSGSVMERRAITPPVGSPVGRPLYLPPEKTVLSLDKIAKRECKVLVVEPVK; this is encoded by the exons ATGGAGTCGCAGTGCGATTACTTCATGTACTTCCCGGCGGTGCCATTCGCGGCGCGGGAGCTGCTGTCGGGGGAACCGGGCCGGTACcgggcgctgccccgccgcaaCCACCTCTACCTGGGCGAGACCGTGCGGTTCCTTCTGGTGCTCCGTTGCCGCCCCGGCACCAGCACCGGcaccgggccgggccggccgcCCTGGGCCGAGCTGGCCGCCTCGCTGGCCGCCCTGGCCAGCGTCAGCCCCGGTGGCACCGAGGCCGGCGGGGACCGGGATGGGGACCCGGACGGCACCGGGGACGGCACCGGGAGCGGAGCCTCGCCGGAGCCCACCGTCTTCCGGGAGTGCCGGGCCCTGCTGACACACAGCCAGGGCCCCCCggggcgccccgccgccggg ATCCCGGTGGAGGACCCCATCGTGTCCACAGACGAGGTCATCTTCCCCCTGACCATCTCCCTCGACAAACTGCCGCCTGGCACCGTCAAGGCCAAG ATCGTGGTGACAGTGTGGAAAAGGGACACGGAGCCACCCGAGCTGCAGGAGGGCGGCGGGTACCTAAGCCTGCTGCAGACACGGGCGCCTGCACACATCTTCCGCCAGGAGCAGGGGGCCTTTAAGGCACAGG TGAGCACTCTGCTGACGGTGCTGCCCCCACCCGTGGTGCGATGCCGCCAGCTCACCGTGTCTGGGAAGTACCTCACTGTGCTCAAAG TGCTCAACGGCTGGTCCCAGGAGGAGATCTCGCTGTGGGACGTGCAGATCCTGCCCAACTTCAATGCCAGTTACTTGCCCGTCATGCCCGATGGCTCCGTGCTGCTGGTCGATGACGTCTG CCACCACTCAGGCGAGGTGCCCGTGGGCGCGTTCTGCCGCGTGGCTGGTGCCGGCTCGGCCTGTCCCTGCGCCCTCAGCGCCCTCGAGGAGCACAACTTCCTCTTCCAGCTCCAGGCACCCGAGAGGCCCCCGGAGGACGCCAAGGAG GGCTTGGAGGTCCCACTGGTGGCCGTGATCCAGTGGTCAACCCCAAAACTGCCCTTCACGAGCAGCATCTACACGCATTACAG GCTGCCGAGCATCCGCCTGGAGCGGCCGCGCTTCGTGATGACGGCTGCCTGCGAGTCCCCCGTGCGGGCCCGGCAGCGCTTCACCGTCACCTACACGCTGCTCAACGACCTCCAGGACTTCCTGGCCGTGCGCCTCGTCTGGACGCCTGAGACCGCCACGGCCG GGAAGAAGCTGTCCGGGGAGGAGCGCCGGGCCACGCAGGCGGCGCTGGATGCCATCGTGTGCCACACGCCACTCAACAACCTGGGCTACTCGCGCAAGGGCAGCGCCCTCACCATCCGCGTGGCCTTCCAGGCGCTGCGGGCTGGCCTCTTCGAG CTGTCCCAGCACATGAAGCTGAAGCTGCAGTTCACGGCCAGCGTGGCCAACCCGCCACCTGAGGCCCGGCCCGTGTCGCGcaagagcagccccagcagcccggcCGTGCGGGACCTGGTGGAGCGgcaccaggctgggctgggccggtCCCAGTCTTTCTCCCACCAGCAGCCGTCCCGCAGCCACCTCATGAG ATCAGGCAGTGTGATGGAGCGGCGTGCCATCACCCCGCCAGTGGGGTCTCCTGTGGGCCGACCCCTCTACCTGCCCCCTGAGAAGACAGTGCTGTCCCTGGACAAGATTGCCAAGCGGGAGTGCAAGGTGCTGGTCGTGGAGCCCGTCAAGTGA